One Vicugna pacos chromosome X, VicPac4, whole genome shotgun sequence DNA window includes the following coding sequences:
- the CETN2 gene encoding centrin-2 isoform X1: MGSEAARAGRWERRRISVYVGCRNNGQRSPAAMASNFKKANMASTVQRKRTSPKPELTEDQKQEIREAFDLFDADGTGTIDVKELKVAMRALGFEPKKEEIKKMISEIDKEGTGKMNFSDFLTVMTQKMSEKDTKEEILKAFKLFDDDETGKISFKNLKRVAKELGENLTDEELQEMIDEADRDGDGEVNEQEFLRIMKKTSLY; encoded by the exons ATGGGGAGCGAGGCCGCGCGCGCGGGGCGGTGGGAACGGCGCCGAATCAGTGTGTACGTCGGTTGCCGTAACAACGGGCAGCGGAGTCCAGCTGCGATG GCCTCTAACTTTAAGAAGGCAAACATGGCATCAACTGTCCAGCGAAAAAGGACGAGCCCTAAACCGGAGCTTACTGAAGATCAGAAACAGGAAATCCGAGAAGCTTTTGATCTCTTTGATGCTGATGGAACTGGGACAATAGATGTTAAGGAACTTAAG GTGGCAATGAGGGCACTGGGCTTTGAACCCAAGAAAGAAGAGATCAAGAAAATGATAAGTGAAATCGATAAGGAAGGGACAGGAAAAATGAACTTTAGTGACTTTTTGACTGTGATGACTCAGAAAATG TCTGAGAAAGATACCAAAGAAGAAATCCTGAAAGCTTTCAAACTCTTTGATGATGATGAAACTGGGAAGATATCATTCAAAAATCTAAAACGTGTGGCCAAGGAGTTGGGCGAGAACCTCACTGATGAGGAGCTGCAG GAAATGATTGATGAAGCTGATCGAGATGGAGACGGAGAGGTCAATGAGCAAGAGTTCCTGCGCATCATGAAAAAGACCAGTCTTTATTAA
- the CETN2 gene encoding centrin-2 isoform X2 → MASTVQRKRTSPKPELTEDQKQEIREAFDLFDADGTGTIDVKELKVAMRALGFEPKKEEIKKMISEIDKEGTGKMNFSDFLTVMTQKMSEKDTKEEILKAFKLFDDDETGKISFKNLKRVAKELGENLTDEELQEMIDEADRDGDGEVNEQEFLRIMKKTSLY, encoded by the exons ATGGCATCAACTGTCCAGCGAAAAAGGACGAGCCCTAAACCGGAGCTTACTGAAGATCAGAAACAGGAAATCCGAGAAGCTTTTGATCTCTTTGATGCTGATGGAACTGGGACAATAGATGTTAAGGAACTTAAG GTGGCAATGAGGGCACTGGGCTTTGAACCCAAGAAAGAAGAGATCAAGAAAATGATAAGTGAAATCGATAAGGAAGGGACAGGAAAAATGAACTTTAGTGACTTTTTGACTGTGATGACTCAGAAAATG TCTGAGAAAGATACCAAAGAAGAAATCCTGAAAGCTTTCAAACTCTTTGATGATGATGAAACTGGGAAGATATCATTCAAAAATCTAAAACGTGTGGCCAAGGAGTTGGGCGAGAACCTCACTGATGAGGAGCTGCAG GAAATGATTGATGAAGCTGATCGAGATGGAGACGGAGAGGTCAATGAGCAAGAGTTCCTGCGCATCATGAAAAAGACCAGTCTTTATTAA
- the NSDHL gene encoding sterol-4-alpha-carboxylate 3-dehydrogenase, decarboxylating has product MSGAEMDQAVGEPMGDEVTQTHLTEDIPNAKKCTVIGGSGFLGQHMVEQLLARGYTVNVFDIRQGFDNPQVQFFLGDLCSRQDLYPSLKGVSIVFHCASPPPSSNNKELFYRVNYIGTKNVIETCKEAGVQKLILTSSASVIFEGVDIKNGTEDLPYAVKPIDYYTETKILQEKAVLGANDPEGNFLTTAIRPHGIFGPRDPQLVPILIEAAKKGKMKFVIGNGKNLVDFTFVENVVHGHILAAEHLSQDTALGGRAIHITNDEPIPFWAFLTRILTSLNYEAPRYHIPYWVAYYLALLVSLLVMLISPVIQLQPTFTPMRVALAGTFHYYSCEKAKKIMGYQPLVTMDEAVKRTVQSFHHLRKVE; this is encoded by the exons ATGTCTGGAGCTGAAATGGACCAAGCAGTTGGTGAGCCAATGGGAGACGAGGTCACACAGACACATTTGACAGAAGACATTCCAAAC GCCAAGAAGTGCACAGTGATTGGAGGCTCTGGGTTCCTGGGGCAGCATATGGTGGAGCAGTTGCTGGCAAGAGGCTACACTGTCAATGTCTTCGATATACGGCAAGGGTTCGACAACCCCCAGGTGCAGTTCTTTCTGGGTGACCTCTGTAGCCGACAG gATCTCTACCCATCTCTGAAAGGTGTAAGCATAGTTTTCCACTGTGCATCACCCCCGCCATCCAGTAACAACAAGGAGCTCTTTTATAGAGTGAATTATATTGGCACCAAGAATGTCATTGAAACTTGCAAAGAGGCTGGGGTTCAG AAACTCATTTTAACCAGCAGTGCCAGTGTCATTTTTGAGGGTGTCGACATCAAGAATGGAACCGAAGACCTCCCTTATGCCGTGAAACCCATCGACTACTACACGGAGACGAAGATCTTACAGGAGAAA GCAGTCCTGGGTGCCAACGATCCTGAGGGGAATTTCTTAACCACAGCTATCCGCCCTCATGGCATTTTTGGCCCAAGGGACCCCCAGTTGGTCCCCATTCTCATCGAGGCAGCCAAGAAAGGCAAGATGAAGTTTGTGATCGG GAACGGGAAGAACTTGGTAGACTTCACCTTTGTGGAGAACGTGGTCCACGGACACATCCTGGCAGCTGAGCATCTCTCCCAAGACACAGCCTTGGGTGGAAGG GCAATTCACATCACCAATGACGAACCCATCCCCTTCTGGGCATTCCTCACCCGCATCCTGACCAGCCTCAACTACGAGGCCCCCAGGTACCACATCCCTTACTGGGTGGCCTACTACCTGGCCCTCCTGGTGTCCCTCCTGGTGATGCTGATCAGCCCAGTCATCCAGCTCCAGCCCACCTTCACACCGATGCGGGTTGCACTGGCTGGGACATTCCACTACTACAGCTGCGAGAAGGCCAAAAAGATCATGGGCTATCAGCCACTGGTCACCATGGATGAGGCTGTGAAGAGGACTGTGCAGAGCTTTCACCACCTGCGGAAGGTCGAGTGA